In Salarias fasciatus chromosome 20, fSalaFa1.1, whole genome shotgun sequence, a single window of DNA contains:
- the LOC115408455 gene encoding uncharacterized protein LOC115408455 — protein sequence MPLPHRAAWILLLCLRSGSGARTSFYGAVGSNVTAVCKFSRPGSWRIFCRTSCSGGNILIETQRDRARSGRYSLGYERTGLLFQESVLSVGVSGLSRSDSGRYVCGLTSGGAYRLTEFHILAVDAVLEVNSQQKVFVEAGRSLTVACSFQTSGNPKYLSWKPFSREQVLVQTELSRTQEGRFSLTHEEHTGNGEVVCVSIEQLAPPDSGWYRCGMKRQFIDFQVVVTDASAGPTTESRSPPTVPELTAESGASQDHRPDVLLSVGPVLTAVVVLLGVALLIFCRKRASKHKDRLEGRDVSVTESPRLYEDVADGGPRVGTLSLTPRTGDGEDGYSVVTAPGLPLRVEDDSGGLVYSEVVFRQMDRPHGASYRAPADVVYSTARAARGSGDRPLYSTVSPLGTLEDVH from the exons ATGCCGCTGCCCCACCGCGCCGCctggatcctcctcctct GCCTTCGCTCTGGATCCGGCGCTCGGACCTCCTTCTACGGAGCCGTGGGATCAAACGTCACCGCCGTCTGTAAGTTCAGCCGGCCTGGATCCTGGAGGATCTTCTGCAGGACCAGCTGCTCCGGGGGGAACATCCTCATCGAGACGCAGCGGGACCGCGCTCGGTCTGGACGGTACAGCCTCGGCTACGAGAGGACGGGACTGCTGTTTCAGGAGTCGGTCCTGTCCGTGGGCGTCTCGGGGTTGTCCAGGTCCGACTCGGGACGGTACGTCTGCGGACTGACCAGCGGGGGAGCGTACCGCCTCACAGAGTTCCACATCCTCGCCGTGGACG CCGTGCTGGAGGTGAACTCCCAGCAGAAGGTGTTTGTCGAAGCGGGGCGTTCTCTGACGGTCGCCTGCTCCTTCCAGACCTCTGGAAATCCAAAGTACTTGAGCTGGAAGCCTTTTTCCAGagagcaggtcctggtccagacggAGCTCAGCAGGACTCAGGAGGGCAGATTCAGCCTCACACACGAAGAGCACACCGGAAACGGggaggttgtgtgtgtgagcatcgAACAGCTGGCCCCGCCCGACTCCGGCTGGTACAGATGTGGAATGAAGCGCCAGTTCATCGACTTCCAGGTCGTCGTCACAGACG CGTCCGCAGGACCGACGACCGAGTCCAGAAGTCCACCGACGGTCCCTGAACTCACCGCCGAGTCTGGAGCGAGTCAGGACCATCGACCAG ACGTTCTGCTCTCCGTCGGTCCGGTTCTCACCGCCGTGGTCGTTCTGCTGGGTGTGGCGCTGCTCATCTTCTGCAGGAAACGGGCTTCAAAACACAAAG ACCGTTTGGAGGGACGGGACGTTTCAGTGACGGAG AGTCCCCGGCTGTACGAGGACGTGGCGGACGGAGGTCCTCGGGTGGGGACTCTCTCACTCACGCCGCGGACGGGCGACGGCGAGGACGGCTACAGCGTGGTCACGGCGCCCGGGCTCCCGCTCAGA GTTGAGGACGACTCCGGGGGGCTCGTCTACTCCGAGGTGGTCTTCCGTCAGATGGACCGTCCGCACGGCGCCTCCTACAGGGCCCCTGCGGACGTGGTTTACTCCACGGCTCGGGCGGCTCGGGGGTCTGGAGACAGACCGCTGTACTCCACCGTCTCTCCGCTCGGCACTCTGGAGGACGTCCACTGA